The DNA sequence GGTCTCTTTCTCTTCGGTGTTGAGCGCATGCTCACGTTATGGGTCACTTGTTCATGGGAAGCAAGTTCATTCATTGCTTTTGAGGTCTGGATACGAGAGATTTGGCCTTGTGGGGAGTGCTTTGTTGTATTTTTACGTTCAGTGTTGTGGAATTGGAGAAGCTAAGGTAATTTTTGAGGAGCTTCATGGCGGGAATGATGTGTTATGGAGCTTGATGCTTGCGGGTTATGTGCTGCGTGACAATATGGGTGAGGCTCTGGACATGTTTGAAAAGATGCCTGATCGTGATGTTGTGGCTTGGACCATGTTGATCTCTGGGTATGCGAAGAGGGAAGATGGACGTGAGAGGGCTttggatttgttttggtgtatGAGGAATTCTGGAGTGTTGCCTAATGAGGTCACGTTGTGCTCTGTTGTGAGAGTTTGCACTAGACTGAGGGCTCTATGGCAGGGGAAGGTTGTTCATGGGCATTGCATCAAGGAAGGGTTTGCTTTTGATAATGCGATTGGTGGCGGGTTGATTGAGTTTTATTGTGATTGTGAAGCCATAGGTGATGCCAAGAGAGTTCATGAGAGCATGAGAGGTGAAACTTATTTGAATGTGACTAACTTGTTGATTGGTTGCCTTATCTCCGCGGGGAAGATTGAAGAAGCTGAGATGATATTTTACAGGTTGAGAGAGACGAATCACGTATCATATAATTTGATGATTAAAGGTTATGCTATGATTGGTCATTTTGAGAAGTCAAAGAAATTATTCAATCAAATGAGTCTCAAGGATTTAACTTCCTTAAATACCATGATATCTGTGTACTCCAAAAACGGTGAACTTGATGAAGCTGTGAAGCTTTTTGACAAAACTAAAGATGAGAAAAACCCTGTGACATGGAATTCGATGATGTCTGGTTGTATTCAAAATGGCCAGTACATGAAGGCATTAAAATTATACGTGGAGATGCGTAGGTTATCAGTTGATTATAGCAGATCGACGTTCTCTGTTTTATTTCGTGCATGTTCATCTCTAGGTTCTTTTCAGCAAGGACGGTTGCTTCATGGCCACTTAACCAAGACACCGTTCCAAGCAAATGTTTATGTTGGGACTGCCCTTATAGACTTCTACTCCAAATGTGGTCGCTTGGCTGATGCTCAAAGGTCATTCCTCAGCATTTTTTCACCCAATGTAGCAGCATGGACAGCTCTTATTAATGGGTATGCATATCATGGACTTGGATCCGAGGCAATTTTACTCTTCCACTCGATGTTAGTTCAAGGAGTTGTGCCAAATGCAGCTACTTTTGTTGGCATACTTTCTGCCTGCTCCCATGCCGGTCTAGTTGATGAAGGTTTGAAAATCTTCCACTCGATGGAGGAACTTTACAAAGTAACCCCAAGCATAGAACATTACACATGTGTGGTGGATCTTCTTGGTCGATCAGGCCATGTAAGAGAAGCTGAAGAGTTTATTAGAAAGATGCCTATTGAAGCAGATAGGGTGATTTGGGGAGCTTTACTGCATGCATGTTGGTTCTGGAAGGACATGGAAGTAGGGGAGAAAGCTGCTGAAAAGTTGTTCAGCTTGGATCCGAACCCAACAGTGCCTTTGGTAATTCTGTCAAATATGTATGCGGTGCTAGGTAGATGGGGGCAGAAGTCAATTCTTAGGAAGAGATTGCAGAGTGTAAAATTGAGAAAAGATCCAGGGTGCAGCTGGATTGAATTAAACAATATTCATCTGTTCTTGGTAGAGGATAAAACACATCCTTATTCTGATGTTATTTATGCAACTGTAGAGCATTTAGCAGCAACCATTAATTCTAGCATACCCTTCAATTATCTCTATAGCAGCAACGGCAAACATCATGAATAATGCAAAGTTGCAAACTGCAGATCCTATGTTACTTCTGATTTGGTCACTGAACTGAATATTTCTCGAGAGACCATTGAGCTTTAACTATTTTAGCATCGATCATGCGAAGGATCAATATATCATGGTTTGCCTCTAAATCAATAATGAAATTACTTGATTGTGTTAATCATTTAACATATTTTATGCTTTCATCAGAAGTAGCTGATGTGAGTGACGGAGAACTAACCAGCTACCATTAAACGTATTACTGCTAAATCTCATTGCCTCATAGGGTTCTTTAACACTTCAATTTGAAAGACAGCAATTGGGAAAATCCGGCATGGGGCCTGTGATGTCCTTTTAACTTCTATGAATACTATCTGATATTTCTTTATCTACAGCAAATGTATTATTTGTAAGTATTCACATTTTAATTTGAAGACTAGCTTCTCAGTTTTGCTTAATTAACATGGAACTTTTCGAAGTAAGAACATTGGCAAGATAGCATTATTACTTTTGAgttatatgaatttaatttatttttcaatgcTACAATGCTAGATTGCAAAGAAACTCAACTGATTCACCTCTTTGTTTCAGGAGGAGGACCCTGAGAAAGGATTAGCTAGAGGGCTAACCACAGAAGAATCCATTCACATACTTGTTGAATCAAATGATTCATCTGAAATTAGTCACCAAGTTCATAAAGAAATagttcaaataaaaaaaaaaggtgagTACTGCTTgttgaaaaaattgatttaatatCCATATGCAGTAGAAATTGTACAATTGCTGAAGGTCTTAATAATGGATGCAGGACTCAGATGCAATAGAGAAGAAAAGTCATGCTGATTTTTTATAACAGTGCATGGTCCTTACCAGGGGATCTTTTGTGAACATGTAAAGTAAAGTAGGCTATCACTGGTTGCGCCTACTTATCTATGGTGCTCTGGCTTTAAGTCTTGGTACCATGTTCTTTGACATTGGCTCAAGCAGTGAATCAATTCAGGTACACAAATCAACCTTGAGACACATAATGCACAAAATTCAGCAATCATAGCTACATTATTTGCagcaaaaattttaataaacctAATGTTAAAGGCTTAaatcttaatttatttgatGTCAGGCCAGAGCTTCACTGCTTGTATTTGTTGTTACATTCCTTACCTTCATTACTGTTGGTGCATTCCCTTATTTTGTGGAAGATATGAAGGTAAACTACTATTTCTGTTAAGAACAAACTATGTGACATAATTATCACCAACCTGTTATGCGCACTTACGTACTATTCATCCACTATTGAATGGGGCGTGAGCTCTGCCTATATTGGAACTCACGCCCCATCCAACGTGGATGAACAATATTTAGGCAGAGAGCGCAATAATGACTGTATTCAAGAAACATTCTAAATATGATCATGTCAAATTACTGAATATGTTGGTGAAATGATCCATAATTAGgtgtttgaaagaaaaagaccGAATGGACATTATGGGGTAACTGCATACACCATTGGCAACACATTATCTTCAGTTCCATTCTTGCTATTGATGTCACTGATCCCTGGAGCAGTGGTTTATTACCTAGTTGGACTTCACCAAGGACACCAAGAATTCATCTACTTTACATCTATACTCTTTGTTTCTGTCTTTTTGGTTGAGGGTCTCATGATGATTGTTGCAAGCATTGTCTCCAATTTCCTGCTAGGCATAATCTTCGGCACCGGAATATTGGGAGTGATGATGTTGGATGGTGGATTCTATAGGCTTCCAAGCGATATCCCTTAACCGTTTTGGAGATATCATTTGCATTACATTTCATTCCACAAGTATGCATACCAAGGATTGTTCAAGAACGAGTTTCAAGACCTAACATTCACCGGCAATAATCAAGATGGAGGAGCTATGAAAAACATTAGTGGGGAAGAGATACTTAGAAACTTGTGGCAAGTGGAAATTGGTTACTCAAAATGGAATGATGTTGTTATATTGATAGGAATGGCAGTGACATACAGCATTTTGTTCTTGGTGATCATCAAGAGCTTTGAGAAAGTGAAGCCTATTGTTGTGACAGCAATGAATAATTGCCCGCAAGCAAAGTTCAGGTTCACTAAGGTGACTAGACTGGGAGCAATGGCATGATTCATTTGTTGCTTGCCTTGCAGAACCATAATAACATATAATAGAATCATATATTTGCTTAGTATATTAATGTGTGAACTGAGGTTATTATAATACTTGAGAAGAACTGCAtataattatttcttttttaaggAGATCAGATACTGAGTAATAGTGGTTATGATTATCGTATGGATTACAAGATTGCATTGCCCTTGGATGAATAAATCTGAAGCTTGCCTTCAACACTCAAGCATAATTCCTGAACTAATTGGATGAGCGAACTGATTATTCAACCAACCTAAATTGGTTTACAAGACAATACTTATGTACCAATCAACAacaatatatatacaaattaaaatcatcaaaataaatCACAAACCTAGCTACTCTagatttaatttgaaaataattataaGCATACAGTTAGATTTATGTTTGGGTTTATGCTTGATGAATTAGTGCAGAGTTATCATTATTCTCCATCACTAGTGTTGCTCGCTTGGGAGACCCTGAAATGAATGACACAAAAAATGGCTTGAACTTCTCCGTAATCTTGATGATCAAGAAGAACAACACTCGATACACCAAAATCATCCCAAGCAAGATTCCAAGATCGACCCACTTGGAGTAACTCATGTCAACTTGCCACGTGTCCCTGAGAATCTCATCACCACTAATGTAGGAGCCATTTCCATCATTTGTTGCAAAGCTTAGCCCTTGAAACTCGTTCTTGTACAATCCTTGGAATGCAAATCTATGAAATGCAACATAGAACATTGGGTATCTCCAAAATGGTTTGGGAAGATCATTGGGCAATCTGAAGAACCCTCCGGCCAGCATCATGATTCCTTGGATTCCGGCGCCGCTTATGATTCCCATTAGATAGTTTGGGACTATGCTTGCAACTATCATCATTAGGCTTTCAACCAACATGAGGCAAGAAAACAGAACACATATGAAGTAAACAAAATGGTCGAATCCTCTTTGAAGATGAGGAAGGTAATAAGCTATGGCTCCTGGAATCACTGATACTAGAACCAAGTATGGCACACTAGATACTGTGTTCCCAATTACAAATGCCACAACACCATAATGCCCATTCAATCTTTCTCGTTCAAATACCTACGTATATATATAACAACAATTCAATTCTCAAGAAATGGATCCAGTAAGTATATATTGtggagtttaattttgatgcactgacAATCTAAAATGTTTTACATAGTCGTCCAATCACTTAGATTGAATGCATGTGCAAAACGGTTTTACACCCATGGTGCATCAAGATTAAATTCTATATTGTGATGAATAATTCTTTAAATTACCTTCATGACCTCCACAAAGGAAGGGAATCCACCAATGGTCATGAAAGTTATGAATGAAGATTCAAACATAAGAAGTGCTCCTCTGTCCTGAATTGTGCTGAAACTTGTACCTAGATCATAGAAAACTGTGGCAGTGGCTATGGCCAATGCAATGTATATTCCAAGACGTAACCAATAATAGCCTAGATCACGAAACATGTTCACACATGATATTTTGGTAAGAACAATGCACTGATTAAGGAAACCAGCACGCCTTCTCTTCTTATGATCTACTGATCTAGTCTCCTGAAACATAAATTGAGTTATGGATCAATGGTTTTATTATAGCTTATGAATGCACGCAATAGACATGAAATGAAAGAAACCTGCTTAGATAGCATTTCAACTTCTTGTTGAACTTGTTGCTTAATTTCAGATGATTCATATGCGCTTATAAGGATTCTAATTGCTTCTTCTGTAGGCACTGTTCTAGTGCCAGATAAACCCATGTCAGTATCCTGAAATAGTAGTTAATTCAAAATACcatcaaattatttttgaatgCTCAAGTACCTTCAAGTGAAGCTAAGCTTAGTTACCTGATCAAAATCCTTGTTTATAGTTTTCAGTAAATGATCAGAAGGGTTTTGGAGTGCAGGACATGGAAAAC is a window from the Arachis stenosperma cultivar V10309 chromosome 3, arast.V10309.gnm1.PFL2, whole genome shotgun sequence genome containing:
- the LOC130968202 gene encoding putative pentatricopeptide repeat-containing protein At5g59200, chloroplastic; translation: MKKLFLLGTWKCNCWKQRFRLFTTLLEDLDTPRLRHVIATNISISRRVKSGEPELARHLFDDMPLRTVSTWNTMISGYSQWGCYVEALALASLMHHSCVKLDEVSFSSVLSACSRYGSLVHGKQVHSLLLRSGYERFGLVGSALLYFYVQCCGIGEAKVIFEELHGGNDVLWSLMLAGYVLRDNMGEALDMFEKMPDRDVVAWTMLISGYAKREDGRERALDLFWCMRNSGVLPNEVTLCSVVRVCTRLRALWQGKVVHGHCIKEGFAFDNAIGGGLIEFYCDCEAIGDAKRVHESMRGETYLNVTNLLIGCLISAGKIEEAEMIFYRLRETNHVSYNLMIKGYAMIGHFEKSKKLFNQMSLKDLTSLNTMISVYSKNGELDEAVKLFDKTKDEKNPVTWNSMMSGCIQNGQYMKALKLYVEMRRLSVDYSRSTFSVLFRACSSLGSFQQGRLLHGHLTKTPFQANVYVGTALIDFYSKCGRLADAQRSFLSIFSPNVAAWTALINGYAYHGLGSEAILLFHSMLVQGVVPNAATFVGILSACSHAGLVDEGLKIFHSMEELYKVTPSIEHYTCVVDLLGRSGHVREAEEFIRKMPIEADRVIWGALLHACWFWKDMEVGEKAAEKLFSLDPNPTVPLVILSNMYAVLGRWGQKSILRKRLQSVKLRKDPGCSWIELNNIHLFLVEDKTHPYSDVIYATVEHLAATINSSIPFNYLYSSNGKHHE
- the LOC130967242 gene encoding ABC transporter G family member 1-like produces the protein MFFDIGSSSESIQARASLLVFVVTFLTFITVGAFPYFVEDMKVFERKRPNGHYGVTAYTIGNTLSSVPFLLLMSLIPGAVVYYLVGLHQGHQEFIYFTSILFVSVFLVEGLMMIVASIVSNFLLGIIFGTGILGYAYQGLFKNEFQDLTFTGNNQDGGAMKNISGEEILRNLWQVEIGYSKWNDVVILIGMAVTYSILFLVIIKSFEKVKPIVVTAMNNCPQAKFRFTKVTRLGAMA
- the LOC130968204 gene encoding ABC transporter G family member 1-like produces the protein MASESMVVEIEHDNNDDEKGNKRNEEKEEKEGMCMCMTWKDVWVTASMENKGSKPIIAGLTGYAKPGQLLAIMGPSGSGKSTLLDALAGRLDSNTRQTGEILINGRKEALAYGISAYVTQDDTLLTTLTVREAVHYSAQLQLPDSMSKAEKRERAEITIREMGLQDAINTRIGGWGIKGISGGQKRRVSICIEILTRPRLLFLDEPTSGLDSAASYYVMKRIANLVQKDGIQRTVIASIHQPSTEVFQLFHNLCLLSSGTTVYFGPASTATQFFASNGFPCPALQNPSDHLLKTINKDFDQDTDMGLSGTRTVPTEEAIRILISAYESSEIKQQVQQEVEMLSKQETRSVDHKKRRRAGFLNQCIVLTKISCVNMFRDLGYYWLRLGIYIALAIATATVFYDLGTSFSTIQDRGALLMFESSFITFMTIGGFPSFVEVMKVFERERLNGHYGVVAFVIGNTVSSVPYLVLVSVIPGAIAYYLPHLQRGFDHFVYFICVLFSCLMLVESLMMIVASIVPNYLMGIISGAGIQGIMMLAGGFFRLPNDLPKPFWRYPMFYVAFHRFAFQGLYKNEFQGLSFATNDGNGSYISGDEILRDTWQVDMSYSKWVDLGILLGMILVYRVLFFLIIKITEKFKPFFVSFISGSPKRATLVMENNDNSALIHQA